In a genomic window of beta proteobacterium MWH-UniP1:
- the queF gene encoding preQ(1) synthase, with the protein MSTKPSKALQTFPNPEPGRDYVVHIEIPEFTCLCPLTGQPDFAHFTIDYIPEKKNLELKALKLYMWSYRNEGAFHEAVTNKILSDFVAATKPRFMRLTGKWYVRGGIFTTVVAEHRARGWKPPVRVDLGDFGPASSPMAQR; encoded by the coding sequence ATGTCCACCAAACCCAGCAAAGCACTTCAGACTTTCCCCAACCCAGAACCGGGCCGGGACTATGTTGTGCATATCGAAATTCCAGAGTTCACCTGCCTGTGCCCACTCACCGGCCAGCCTGATTTTGCCCACTTCACGATTGACTACATTCCTGAGAAAAAAAATCTGGAACTCAAGGCCCTGAAACTCTATATGTGGTCCTACCGAAACGAAGGCGCCTTTCACGAGGCGGTCACCAATAAGATCTTGTCGGATTTTGTTGCCGCGACCAAACCTCGTTTCATGCGGCTCACCGGCAAATGGTATGTCCGTGGCGGCATCTTTACCACGGTGGTGGCCGAGCATCGCGCCCGTGGCTGGAAGCCACCCGTTCGCGTGGATCTCGGTGACTTCGGGCCGGCATCTTCACCCATGGCCCAGCGGTAA
- the smc gene encoding chromosome segregation protein SMC, which yields MRLSYLKLSGFKSFVDPTTLHFPGSLVGIVGPNGCGKSNVIDAVRWVLGESKASELRGESMQDVIFSGSGTRKPAGRASVELVFENTEGRISGPWGQYSEISVKRILTRDGQSTYWINNQSVRRKDVYDLFMGTGLGPRAYAIIGQGMISRVIESRPEELRVFLEEAAGVSKYRERRKETEGRLSDTRENLARIEDIRLELDGQITRLEQQAEVAQRYSELTTRRDEKQRWLWWTRREEYVQNLEKLSIKRQETDLQIESQTASLRAIERELEVTRSAYHEASDAVHDAQQAVYETNTEIARIESEQRRLRDNRDRAVLVKEQAQQVIDTETAAQSQGDAKRVADQEAFAMADIALADKRAELERLQATIGPLEQTLASRNESLAAAQADVAAAQAELRALSDRQNDLSGRIRRIEQRIEEQDRERLSIERVDPSAKSLIANQRQESLAAAQAATEQLSAAESAIETANTERDQMSQELQKARESLAHVQAQSEALKAIQAQADAKDELRPWLARQGMESRPRLWEHIKVKEGWQTAVEAALADRIGAVEIGSLDTVAGFANDLPPARLTVFSAEAASGAEYAGDSLAHQIQGDGAIASVVKAWVAQYRCADSVSAAIGNAKSAGSESAWITKDGHMASRGVVRFYAEEDLQAGRLARRSKIEQLDTALRAQQLVVDESVLALQRAELSLNERKQELVALRERAKTAQARAHELEMAELRLDEKIQRLASRDDALNASIQALRAELSDLQTQQTNAAQSFEDADQRFAAQQEEAERQKELQAQQAQEVARAREQRQNAERGVQEAMMAQRVAEEQRRSFEEKMRESAQRLADAKQRFESAEAELAQIQTELDSSDLQPLLEQRVQREATVAEIRERADQLSQKLKQAEEQRLHVERALEPLRAVLAQCDADASGARVGIEQIDEQLTDNNLVVSSIAQELQAAFPDSKWPKPSALHSEVQRLSKEIDAMGAVNLAALSELEQSRERKQFLDAQAADLLSAVETLEDAIRKIDRETRSLLQETFDTVNANFGQLFPRLFGGGEAKLVMTGEEILDCGVQVMAQPPGKRNTSIHLLSGGEKALTATALVFALFQLNPAPFCMLDEVDAPLDDPNTERFCNLVRHMSSSTQFIFITHNKIAMEMGQHLMGVTMQEQGVSRIVAVDLDAANSMVQEAA from the coding sequence GTGCGACTTTCTTATCTAAAACTCTCCGGCTTTAAATCCTTCGTGGACCCCACCACCTTGCATTTCCCGGGGTCCTTGGTGGGCATTGTTGGGCCTAACGGCTGCGGCAAGTCCAACGTGATCGATGCGGTGCGCTGGGTGTTGGGCGAGTCCAAGGCCTCTGAGCTGCGTGGCGAGTCCATGCAAGACGTGATCTTCAGTGGCTCGGGCACCCGCAAGCCGGCAGGCCGGGCCAGCGTGGAGCTGGTCTTTGAAAATACCGAAGGCCGCATTTCCGGCCCCTGGGGCCAGTACTCCGAGATCTCGGTGAAACGAATCCTGACCCGTGATGGCCAGTCGACTTACTGGATCAACAACCAGTCGGTCCGCCGTAAAGACGTGTATGACTTGTTTATGGGCACCGGCCTTGGGCCACGGGCCTACGCCATTATTGGCCAGGGCATGATCTCTCGGGTGATTGAGTCGCGGCCAGAAGAGCTGCGCGTGTTTCTGGAAGAAGCCGCTGGTGTATCCAAATACCGCGAGCGCCGCAAGGAAACCGAGGGCCGCCTGTCCGACACCCGCGAAAATCTCGCCCGCATTGAAGACATCCGGCTTGAGTTAGACGGCCAGATCACCCGGCTTGAACAGCAGGCCGAAGTCGCCCAGCGCTATTCCGAACTGACCACGCGCCGTGATGAGAAGCAGCGTTGGCTCTGGTGGACCCGTCGTGAAGAGTATGTGCAGAATTTAGAAAAGCTATCGATCAAGCGCCAGGAAACCGATCTTCAAATTGAATCGCAGACCGCATCGCTGCGCGCAATTGAGCGGGAACTTGAAGTGACACGTTCGGCCTATCACGAGGCCTCCGATGCGGTGCACGATGCCCAGCAGGCGGTCTACGAAACCAATACTGAAATCGCTCGTATCGAGAGTGAGCAGCGCAGGCTTCGCGACAACCGTGACCGCGCCGTCTTGGTCAAAGAGCAGGCCCAGCAGGTGATTGATACCGAGACCGCTGCCCAGTCCCAGGGCGACGCCAAGCGGGTGGCCGACCAAGAAGCCTTTGCCATGGCCGATATTGCACTGGCCGATAAGCGTGCCGAGCTGGAGCGGCTTCAGGCCACGATTGGCCCGCTCGAGCAGACCCTGGCATCGCGTAACGAATCCCTTGCTGCGGCCCAGGCCGATGTGGCGGCTGCCCAGGCAGAGTTACGCGCCTTATCCGACCGTCAGAATGATTTGTCAGGTCGTATCCGCCGAATTGAGCAGCGTATTGAAGAGCAAGACCGCGAGCGGCTATCGATTGAGCGCGTGGACCCGTCAGCAAAGTCTTTGATTGCCAATCAGCGTCAAGAGAGCTTGGCTGCCGCGCAGGCTGCGACTGAACAACTGAGTGCTGCTGAGTCGGCAATCGAGACGGCCAACACAGAGCGTGACCAGATGTCGCAGGAGTTACAAAAAGCCCGCGAATCACTGGCCCACGTGCAGGCGCAATCCGAGGCATTAAAAGCGATTCAGGCCCAGGCTGATGCCAAAGACGAATTGCGCCCGTGGCTTGCCCGCCAAGGCATGGAGTCACGGCCCCGACTCTGGGAACACATCAAGGTGAAAGAGGGCTGGCAGACTGCTGTTGAAGCTGCCCTGGCCGATCGTATTGGTGCGGTTGAGATTGGTTCTTTGGACACGGTGGCAGGCTTTGCTAACGACTTGCCACCAGCACGTTTGACTGTTTTTTCTGCCGAAGCCGCATCTGGCGCAGAATATGCGGGCGACAGTCTGGCCCACCAGATTCAAGGCGATGGCGCGATTGCATCGGTGGTCAAAGCATGGGTGGCCCAATACCGTTGCGCCGACAGTGTGTCGGCTGCAATTGGCAATGCGAAGTCTGCGGGCAGTGAGTCGGCCTGGATCACCAAAGATGGCCACATGGCCAGCCGTGGGGTCGTGCGGTTTTATGCCGAAGAAGATCTACAGGCGGGCCGCCTGGCCCGGCGCAGCAAAATTGAGCAGCTCGATACCGCCCTGCGGGCCCAGCAACTGGTGGTGGATGAATCCGTGCTGGCCTTGCAACGTGCCGAGCTTTCTTTAAACGAGCGCAAACAAGAATTGGTCGCCCTGCGTGAGCGGGCCAAGACTGCCCAGGCCCGTGCCCATGAACTAGAGATGGCCGAACTGCGCTTAGATGAAAAGATCCAGCGTCTGGCCAGTCGTGACGACGCCTTAAATGCATCGATTCAGGCGCTGCGTGCCGAACTTTCTGATTTGCAGACCCAGCAGACCAATGCGGCCCAGTCGTTTGAAGATGCTGATCAACGCTTTGCCGCCCAGCAGGAAGAGGCCGAGCGCCAGAAAGAATTGCAGGCCCAGCAGGCCCAGGAAGTGGCGCGTGCCCGTGAGCAGCGCCAAAACGCTGAGCGTGGTGTGCAAGAAGCCATGATGGCCCAGCGTGTGGCCGAAGAGCAACGCCGAAGCTTCGAAGAAAAAATGCGTGAATCGGCCCAGCGCTTAGCCGATGCCAAGCAGCGCTTTGAATCGGCAGAAGCCGAGCTGGCCCAGATCCAAACCGAATTGGATTCAAGCGACCTGCAGCCATTGCTTGAGCAGCGTGTGCAGCGCGAGGCGACCGTGGCAGAGATTCGAGAGCGTGCTGATCAGCTCAGCCAGAAATTAAAGCAGGCCGAAGAGCAACGGCTGCATGTTGAGCGAGCGCTTGAACCCCTTCGTGCCGTGCTCGCCCAGTGCGACGCCGATGCATCCGGTGCCCGCGTGGGTATTGAGCAGATTGATGAGCAGCTCACCGACAACAATCTGGTGGTGTCCTCCATCGCCCAAGAACTTCAGGCGGCATTTCCGGATAGCAAGTGGCCCAAGCCATCGGCACTGCATTCCGAAGTGCAGCGTCTTTCTAAAGAGATCGACGCCATGGGTGCCGTTAACCTGGCCGCACTATCGGAATTGGAGCAGTCGCGTGAGCGTAAACAATTCTTGGATGCGCAGGCCGCCGACTTGCTGTCGGCTGTTGAAACGCTGGAAGACGCCATCCGTAAGATTGACCGTGAGACCCGTTCACTCTTGCAAGAGACGTTTGACACGGTGAATGCCAACTTTGGCCAGCTATTTCCCCGGCTCTTTGGCGGCGGCGAGGCCAAGCTGGTCATGACCGGCGAAGAGATTTTGGATTGTGGTGTGCAGGTGATGGCCCAGCCACCCGGCAAGCGCAACACATCGATTCACTTGCTCTCGGGTGGTGAGAAGGCCTTAACGGCCACCGCCCTGGTGTTTGCGCTCTTCCAGCTGAACCCGGCACCATTTTGTATGCTGGATGAGGTCGATGCGCCTTTGGATGACCCGAACACAGAGCGCTTCTGTAACCTGGTTCGCCATATGTCGTCGTCGACGCAGTTCATTTTCATTACCCACAACAAGATTGCGATGGAGATGGGCCAGCATTTGATGGGCGTGACCATGCAGGAGCAGGGTGTCTCCCGGATCGTTGCGGTGGACTTGGATGCTGCAAACTCGATGGTTCAAGAAGCCGCATGA